In the genome of Amphiura filiformis chromosome 11, Afil_fr2py, whole genome shotgun sequence, the window gtgtttcataacaaaccataatttattcttttcaacatgttcaagtagggtacatgaatagaatacattaaatcctttgttatactctctatagaaaatctagtggtgcttgcaaaatatataacactgaataaattaaataaacacttacacaatagatgcatagtcattagtcaatttgatattgatgttgttattgatgtgttgttaggagaagaaaaggctattaggtcaccgtatgtcaggttataggtcaattggttcaggtcaaattgaagcatcaattttgaatacacatgtgagagtctgtgatacaaaatgtatcataatgaggaataattttgatattctgtctttaactggatatatatcgagaagtgcaaggtggatatactaatataccttgggatgtaaatggtgagtacaatttagaatgcctagttgagacggatttcacaaataaatataaaatagttaccaaaatcataaaagttaagcttacggaaaactacccaatatggtggtacaggtgacaagaaatacaattttttcaacattgctgtagtatggttgtggtaacctgttacctatggcttaattaagtttcagtgaaataatgtcgcaagttaaaaatacaaaatatagctcaacattgaaaatagaagcattttaaccagttcctttttgatagttgtggagcaccaagttcatgaagtcataaaagaaatcaggaaccacttattcccattttacatatcaactttatttccctaacgtgttagcaacacatatccaaaattttaacgaaatccgttgatattaagctttccaaaatgaagtgaatttaaatcatcagtgatgtaccaccttttggcttctacttttaaaagcatgtaagctacgttgataccgatgccaccaataaaacgagaagatttgcccttcattttgcataccactttgtccaatttttttttgtaatttttcacaaaatgcaaaaaaatgaaaaaaaaaaatcaatgggtgtagtacccccttaaaaacagggaaaatatatgacacaacatcgatttccaatgggggaataacacaaaacgtataaacaaagttaaaagagtttttaactttatacgcttgttattccccattggaggttgtgtcatattttcctgattttaatcttatctattgcttatcctttgttctctgctggtcagttggaacagattttccctgtttttatattaacccttcacatcataacagaagacgttttatgttaacattttatataaaacattgttataaaacttttgtagataatagttatttaaaacattttcgtaatcatacccagagtttgtttttttatcatcagatagaaagacttctgctcatcttctctggtgagacaacagggttgggggtatctttccatatcaaagtttaaaaatctgtcatatcaatttcctcaatatgttgttttgaggggaaaagtttgattttacaatatttcgatattaatttttaactttgtaactttattatgattaacataactgtatttcaaagcatcaaactatatcattattttgtcccaataaaaaaatataaaatattcattcatatgtttatttattttattcaacctgggccatttctactggtgcacatgcattctaataatttgtctataataccttatacaagcatcagcgagcactatttgtcacaagatttgaaaagtaaatagcctatgtacacactgaacacaatgcaagctgtatttaagtacatgccgaagctatcagtataaaatgatatatatgaccttcacgatgctattaatttagcccaaagattaggaaaactagcaaaactggtgaactggtactgttcaaataaaaacatctgcaaatcttgctgcaatttccaaatagtatttctattacttaaataattatttttattatttcttttaatacaaacacattactgcctatgacgactttatcgtattacttacatatcaaaatcaagtaataattacaaaactcgccagtaaactatcacctctgtgggagtttgggatataaccggcaagaatattttctcaacactgcggcatgtgagaaaGTAGGACAATACGCCGCACCAGCCCAAAAAGCTCTTAAAAACAATACAAGGAAAAAAGGCAATCAACATTAGTGTTCAAAACTCTTTAAAACATTTATTGAAGCTATGACAACTTTATAAATcctcaaatattaaatggagCAGCATAGGTCTTTGCCTTTGTGGGAGACACTAGGTTCAAGTTCTCTGCAGGACCAATAAAAATCAAATCCCCTCTCCCCATGGCTCATCTGGAAAAGGTGGGGCAAATGACCTATGATAAAGACCTTTTTATGGACCCTTTGCACGGTCAtcccaaaacgaggttctacacttaaaatgggtgttttttgtgTGCATACAACTGTCAAACACATGCTTTGCAGAAGCCTTCTGGCAAGTTGCTAGAAAAGTgtgagaaataaaaatgcactttttgcgcatgcgtttgcaggaaGAACCTGGTTTAGTAGCAAGATAGCGGAtctgtgcaaagggcgaatagtCAAATAAGATCGGGGCAATGTTTGACTGATTCTCGGCTTTACTTGCTTCTCCTGTCAAATGCCTCAATCTGTTATCTCTGCGGTAACCCCCTTCAACAGGTCTCTTGGCCCCGGCTCTTGGCCTGGTTGAAATTTTGTCTTGTTTTCTCCTGATTTCAGCTGTAAACACCTGTGTGTGAGAAGGTTGTTTTTTCTCTTCTCAAATCACTTGTCTTTTCTTCAAGATAATGGGCTATTACAAGTccagtgaaatccatacaccccctatggaagacattaccttcatctcccacacagggagtctgggagtgtgcatttcaaatagggttacctggacaggcgactccatttgaaattcacataatCACACTCCATTTGTgagagatgaaggtcatgtcttccacagggggtgtatgttaaccaactggaatagcttaataTAAACTTCTGGGCCAGTCCATGCCAAATCATCTGATTTTAAGGAAATTTTCCCACCCTCTAGTCACAGATTTTGGGGATTTATGTCAACCCAAAGATTCCAAACAAAAAATTCTAATTCCTTACAGTTTTGTGTAGCGGCTCcttaaaaattgacaaaatggctGCCAGGTCCATTATCATTTCTTGGCTGCCAAGCCCGTTATCATTTCTTGGGAAAGGCCAGAAAAGACCAGAATTGAACTATACCACCAAACTAGCAATTGACACACTTACAATTGCAGTTTGCAGATGCATAGTGACATTTCACGTTGTAGTTTAATATTTTCTCCCAATTTTATTTCCCAGTATTATATACTAActgctctctttctttctttctatcaaaAATGAATCAAtgtgcagttgaaatccattcactgcctatggaagacatgaccttcttcCACACAGGGTTTGTGAATTTGTCTCAACTCTAAATGACTTGCACTGTCACCTAGTCTTGGGAAAGGCCAGACCATGCACTAACACAGATCGCAAGCAAACACACACTTAAAATTGCAGATGCAGAGCGAAATAAGTTGGATGTAATTATTTCTCCCTCATCTTGTGAACACGGTGGGATCTAGCGACCTTCAAACTAAATAGAATTCAAAAGttacattgtacatgttgtaggtTAATGTCTTCTCCCAGTTATTTCCCACTATACTGCTCTgttatttgaataaaatataGCACACCAAAGTATCAGTCACACATACACCATATTTACACAGGTATAGATTGTTATTCCAAAGGATTATTATTCGAAGGATCATTATACTCCAAAGGTTCAATACTCTGAAGGGTCGTCACTCCAAATTTACAAGgtttgttattccgaagggtcaatacTCCGAAACCTTGTTACTCAGATGGGGCATTACTCTTCAGTACTCAGAAGGGTCATTACTCTTTGGAGTAACACAAGCTTTGTTCTATATTCAGAGTACTGACCCTTCGGAATGACAAACCTTGTCGTACTTTTGGAGTAACCACCCTTCGGAATGATGATTCTTCTGACGAATCTTCGGCCTTCGGAATAACGAGGCGTAACCAATATCACTACTCTAGTTTGTAGTGTTTGTAAGTAAGTTTTTCCAGTTGTTTTTCAAGTTTACAAATCTCCACACACAACCCGTCGGACAGTCGGAATAATGATTCTTCTGAATGACAAATCTTCAGAAGAAAAGGCCTTCGGAATAATGAGGCATAACCAATATCACTACTTTCGTTTGTAGTGTTTGTAAGTAAGTTTTTCCAGTTGTTATTCAAGTTTACAAATCTCCACCCACAACCCGTCGGAATAATGATTCTTCTGAATGACAAATCTTCAGAAGAACAGGCCTTCGGAATAACGAGGCATAACCAATATCACTACTTTCCTTTGTAGTGTTTGTAAGTAAGTTTTTCCAGTTATTTTTCAAGTTTACAAATCTCCACACACAACCCGTCGGACGGTCGGAATAATGATTCTTCTGAATGACAAATCTTCAGAAGAAAAGGCCTTCGGAATAATGAGGCATAACCAATATCACTACTTTCGTTTGTAGTGTTTGTAAGTAAGTTTTTCCAGTTGTTTTTCAAGTTTACAAATCTCCACCCACAACCCGTCGGAATAATGATTCTTCTGAATGACAAATCTTCAGAAGAACAGGCCTTCGGAATAACGAGGCATAACCAATATCACTACTTTCCTTTGTAGTGTTTAAGTAAGTTTTTCCAGTTGTTTTTCCAGTTTACAAATCTCCACCCACAACCCGTCGGAATGATTTTTCTGAATGACGAATCTTTGGCCTTCAGAATAACAAGGCATAACCAATATCACTACTTTCCTTTGTAGTGTTTGTAAGTAAGTTTTTCCAGTTGCTTTTCAAGTTTACAAATCTCCACACACAAAACTTCGGAATAATGTTTCTTCTGAATGACGAATCTTCAGAATAACAGGCTTTCAGAATAACGAGGCATAACCAAACCAATATCACTACTTTCCTTTGTAGTGTTTGTAAGTTAAGTTTTTCCAgttgcttttcatgtttacaaatCTCGCCACACAACCATTCGGAATAATGATTCTTCTGAATAACGAATCTTCGGCCTTCAGAATAACAAGGCATAACCAATATCACTACTTTCCTTTGTAGTGTTTGTAAGTAAGTTTTTCCAgttgcttttcatgtttacaaatCTCGCCACACAACCATTCGGAATAATGATTCTTCTGAATAACGAACCTTCGGCCTTCAGAATAACAAGGCATAACCAATATCACTACTTTCCTTTGTAGTGTTTGTAAGTAAGTTTTTCCAGTTGCTTTTCAAGTTTACAAATCTCGCCACacaacccttcggaataatgataCTTCTGAATGACGAATCTTCGGCCTTCGGAATAACGAGGCATAACCAATATCACTACTTTCCTTTGTAGTGTTTGTAAGTAAGTTTTTCCAGTTGCTTTTCAAGTTTACAAATCTCCACACACAACCCTTCAGAATGGTTCTTCTGAATGACAAAATCTTCGGAACAACAGGGTGAAACCAATATCAGTACATTCCTTTGTAGTATTTATAAGTAAGTTTTTCCAGTTGCTTTTCAAGTTCACAAATCTCCACCCATAGCTTTTGTAGCTCCTTGCCATCCGCCTCCTCACCTCTATACACTTCATGTTTGATCTTGAACTGCCAGTGTTTCTTTTCATAATCTGGCATTATCTTGTTGTAGGACTCAACCACAGCTTTGGAAGCCTTTTTCTTCTGTACATCGTAGTAGCTGTAAAGATAGAAAAACTGATTGGTTCAAAATGTGCCAGTCGTACATAAGATAGcttcttgaacaaattcatcaggactgttcgtagtagaattgttagttgtgatttcataccactagtccaataaaatatcccCTTACTTGCAGATGTTTCGGAAACGTTCCTTTTCCTTTCCTTTATCGATGCAATTGTTGTAATGACGATCTGTATACAGTTGGtgttgactgctgcttagcaactgagttgccagttgattttttttgtcagaaATAGACCATGTGGTTGAAAACAatcaccatcagaaagcgggcaacaccatgaacagagacgaggggtaaTACAACTTAAGTCACGTTTTTGTCGATCTGATAACCGACAAAAAAAATCAACTGGTAACTTagttgctaagcagcagtcaaTATCAGCTGCACAGAGATCGTCATtacaacaatagcatcgaaaaaggaaactgacagtttctgaaacgtctgcaagtaagtggatattttattggactatatatgaaatcacaactaacaaaTAAGATAGCAATTCATAATGATCACAAGGatgttgttttctttaatttgagataaaATGAGAAACAACCAAGTTAGGAAAGTTTCACCTCGATTTGTTTGTGCACATGACAATAATTAGCTTATCATCACTCTCATAACAAACCTGcccaagtcattattacatgtttctcatttgcaattttgatttagtccagggcttgaaataagcaTGCAGGAGCAAGGGGCAAATTTACCCCTGCTAAAAGGCAAAATGCCCCTGGTTCTGAATCAGTACTAGGCCTAtgtcagtcaagattaataggtaaattttcacgagaaaattttctggaccaatgcgtatcaatgtgagtgtaacctcaagcctgatccctgaccccaaGCGGTGACcttgctattcaagtcttagttattTTGAATGGGAAGTTTTGGCCGCAGtttcgatagaaatttgtgcattgcaaaattattaaaaattatgcaatcttaatttcttcacaatatcatcaaaacgtaatttcaaaaatatttacctacgcaaaaaaatatttatctacggtaactcttgttataacattattaatttccgacaagtaacttattttgcatccaaggagatattcttcctattcaaatacattggaaagACCCccactgtgctcggggtcacattcaataatgctaatatgtctgcgcccatgggtgtcacatgcccagaaaattttcccgtgaaaatattcctattaatcttgactgtatGTGTACTTGTATAGACCAGgggcaatatttacacaaaaacacccaaaattgcaCCTGGATCTGAAATCTTTATTTCAAGCCCTGGTTTAATCAAATACTGGAAATAAATTTGTGTCAGGTACCTCCAGACGTATCGGGGACAATTTTGTAAAGCTTGTAAAGCTAATTGCAATTTTGGTTTGGTGTTCAATTGGCCACAGGACTTGAAAAAGGAGAATCCAAAAGCTCATTACAGCAAAATTTGGGATTTGTAGGGACAAATCAGTAGATTGGCCTGGCCTGCCTATAGTGTATAGTAAAATTAAATTTATACTTGCGATTGTGATGCACCGTGTTTGGAAAGCAATGGGCAATCGCTAAATTTATcatggcgatagcgattgcagattattctaaatgccacaaaatttagaacattgctttgaattaattcaccaCCGATATATAGTTAATAATCAAGGAAGGTAATAAATTAAGTAGCAAAATAATGGATCCAGTTtgttggaaatgattggttgatacattcatgtgtcaagcgatatcgctcaaaagttgagatttcttccaCTCACAAAAGCGACAtcatttttgcctcagcgattggTATCCATTGATCGGCTTGACACTCTGAAAccggaagtaaacactgagcatgcgggAGAATTGCTTTTCTGCTAAAGCGATCAAgtttaaattcagctttagagtcACCTAGCAGTCAAAATTAATAAgtaaattttcacaggaaaaatTTCTGGACACGtaacacccatgggcgcagacatattagcattatggaatgtgaccctgaGCACAGCAGatggtctaccaatgtatttgaataggaaggaTTCCTCCTttcatgcaaaataagttacttgtcgcaagttaataatgttatggtaagagtttccgtagataaatatttttttccgtagatagatatttttgaaattacgttttgatgatattatgAAGAAATTTAGcttacataatattcaataaatttgcaatgcacaaatttctatcaaaattgcggccaaaaatgctatttcaattcaaaatgactaagacttgaatagcgagatCACCGCCAGGGGGTCATGcagggatcaggctcgaggttactctcacattgatacgcattgggtcacgtgtccagaaaattttcctgtgaaaatttacccattaatgttgactgcttAGGGGCCCTCTCCTCCCACCTCATATACCACTGAATATAGTCAAGACCAACTTACATTTTCATCCTAGGTTGAAGATGAAACATGGAGAAGTCATAGTCACCATCACCATAATGGTCATCAGTTGCACGCCAGATGTAGGTGTAGAAAAATCTATGAAAAAGTTATAAAGTAGATCGATTATCCATTTTCCTCctataagggggtactacacccctagtccaattctgtgcctattttcacatttttctcaaaaattatagcgcaatggggacaagtaagatatgtatgttataggggcaaggactacaactactgcactggacattttatttcagcacagacaacagttgtggagttacagtcaaaaatgagggaaaaccaattcttggtcaataaatcaataactacttgctttgagttgctgaattttcagtacagtagttgtagtccttgtccctataatatacataatcgtacttgtcaccaatgtgctacaatttttgagaaaaatgcaaaaataggcacaaaattagccaggggtgtagtacccccttaaagaatcgGATATCAatgtttgcaaagtattttttgCGGAACCTTAAAGCACATCAGGCACAccaaattgctttctgaatacatGAAATGTcgtgatgatatcaaataattttaatttttgaaattcacaaaataatataaattttaaagggaatttactaaaaattgatatttttgatataagaGTCCTTGaagcaaattttataaatctaatgtagctgtgaggaaaagccatccattatttgaaaattttgacccttttatatacattttttccccaaaagaactAAAATTTTAAGTCTTGTAGGGAAAAAATGTAAATCTAcaaaaaatactttgcaaacattgctatccgatccctgaATACTGGAACTAAAAAAGTGTAAAACATGTTATCTTTTAAtgagaaaaaaaagttaaatcaTGATGGCTAGAATCATGCttgtcaccctgatgtggtagtgacgtTGGTGCACATTTAATTGAgcacagcttcaaatcgctagcatTCACTCAAGGCGCTGGCAAACACACGCAGTTGCTTAAAGATGCTGCACCACCTTTCATACCACACTGCAcgattggctcaatacatcataacagtcttcttgtaaccaatcagcaggtagtactcatggggttcaGCATCTTGAGCCCTTAGAGCACCTTTCTgcatgattggctcaatacatcatAACAGTCTTCTTGTATCCAATCAGCAGGCAGTACTCATGGGGTTCAGCCTCTTGAGCACTAGCACCTTTCATACCACACTgcatgattggctcaatacatcataacagtcttcttgtaaccaatcagcaggcagTACTCATGGGGTTCAGCCTCTTGAGCACTAGCACCTTTCATACCACACTgcatgattggctcaatacatcataacagtcttcttgtaaccaagttaggtagttctcatggggttcaaTCAGTGATCAGTGCCAAGATATCAATGTCACTTCATTACCTATAGAGCTCAAGAACTTCTGCCTGTTCATCCAGATCACCAGACTCATCAAGAATGGGCTCAAGAACCTCTGCTTGTTCATCCAGATCACCAGACTCGTCAAGAATGGGCAAGAGTTCCAGGAGAGGCACTTTGCCATTGCCATCAGACAGGAATTTGGTCAAATCATCTTTTGTTTTGAGTTGAAGTCCATCACCACCTGCCTTGTCGAAATCACCTAAAGAGTTTGGAACGCAACATAATGGCTCCACTATTTCTACCTTGGCATGTGGAAAACATACATCCTTCACCTGCAtaatacatagatagatacatgaagaaaataatatccaGTCATGAAATAAAAATCTCAGCTTTTGTCACAACTGAATTACAGCATCTTGTTTTTATCACCAGCGCATATTAGTTCATCGAAGTGTATTACATCTTTAAGAtgcaaaaatcagaattttgaaagaaaattggaCCTTCTTTAGATTAGACTCTTAATTGTTTTTTTCTTACAcataatgtactttttaaaattaacAGCCTAAGTCCAAAAATTACCGGCCTGAACATTTGGAAATTGGAATACTTCCCGATAACAGTGGACTAGCTATCTTCTATGTTTACCGAATAAATGCTATATTCTTGAAATACATAAACATGTATtatctagttcaccacgtaaacttgtatggctcaaaatttggaccgctcgccattaagttaactgctttctgtgttttgaaatttgttgacgttttaatgatccccgatttccggtcgattattttagcagtgtcacgtcacatgcatgacgctggtgggtaccagccaaactacagaaaaaaaaacctcgatcgctgataacgatgtgatatgggacttacataggattacacagagatatttcttgccaaaatttgaccatttctaggtagcttgaCCCTACTTtatctgcgttatatgaaaaaggacagtcttaagtaagtaaacgtgcaacgcttttgatgttttgggagactaggagggatcagaacaaaaaaatgacggagcctattcttgactgtgtaatattccttcaccacactgccgtacggtaacagtcttatacgatcgacagatagtatcagtttgtgaatgaggacatcgtataagttccttgtactaatgtattatcatgattatcatgcaATTTATTTCGTTTATTGAACTGGAAAAAGATAAgcataatatgatttttttgtatggtCATTAATATTTCCTAATCTTACCCTCTTGCCTAACAGGTGAGTTATAACAACCACTTTAAAGTTCACTTCCTTCTGTTAGACATTTGGCCCTAACTGTGggaattatatttatttcactttattttttttagggggggggggctccttTGAAAGCAAGAATAGGATCCATGATTTGAAAATGGTCAAATTACTCGGCCCTGGGCTTCAGAAATAGGTTTTGATGCGGTCGAGCCTGCCTCCCTCCACAATCCTGCTCCCCTTCCCGATCCATTCTTGGTATCTCTGCCAACTTACCTCCACCACAACATCACAGCCAAACTGATGGGATTTCCACACGGCTTTCCAGTCTTCGTTTTGAACATATTCATTAATGTAATATTCAAATCCTGATTCCACTTCACATGGTTTACAATCCGTGATGGCATCGTTAATGAGCGTGTGCCAACGCTCATCAAACGTCTTGCTCACGTCCAGTGCTGGATAGGTGGCAGGCATTGAAGTGCTGTTGCTGGCTCCAGCTAAAAGAGAGTAAACAAAATAGGGACTTGATGACTATTGCGCAAGCAGATAtatgcttgggtcctgatgggaccaggttctagcaaagtcaagccaaactgAAAAGCTAAGCATGCATGCTGTCCTGTAATAAATAATCGAAAGAAGAAACAGAATTGAAGAAAAATAGCAAGAAGAGAAAGGCCTACAATTTTGCTCTTCTAGCCCTTGGGTTGAGAAAAAAGAAATTTGGGAATTCTTTATTTCCATGCCTAATACAAAGGCTCGCATTATGTGTAACTGGCTAGCCACTAAGCATGTGGGTGGGTATGGGTATATCTTCAAAAGTAACCACTTGCTAGGTGTAAATCAGTATGTCTGTCCATACAATATAACATATTAAGAAACTAATAAAAGTACAAGCACAGGTACTTATTTTGATCTTCATGATGATGACAAGGATGTATTTTAACACCCACCCAAATGCTTGGCTTGAGGATGATAAACGGGTAATATCTCAACCCCGAGCTGAGCCACCCAAGCTAGCTCTGGGATGTGTCCGAGTAAGGGATATTTTCCGTGTAAATTGTGCTTTAGTACTCGACTCCTGCAAATGTCGGGCTGCATGGCAACATTTCTGTTAGCCGGGCATGAAAATTGTAGTTGTGAAAATGTTAGCATTTTCAGCCCATTTCTGAATCAAACtcacagaaaatggcaaaaataacAAACCAAAACCTTGGTTTCAGTGTTTTTCCTAGATCAGTTTTCATGCCTGATTTTAGGGTGTTGT includes:
- the LOC140163949 gene encoding SHC SH2 domain-binding protein 1 homolog B-like — protein: MEKAVKKQKTGATKAIGTANGHAGASNSTSMPATYPALDVSKTFDERWHTLINDAITDCKPCEVESGFEYYINEYVQNEDWKAVWKSHQFGCDVVVEVKDVCFPHAKVEIVEPLCCVPNSLGDFDKAGGDGLQLKTKDDLTKFLSDGNGKVPLLELLPILDESGDLDEQAEVLEPILDESGDLDEQAEVLELYRFFYTYIWRATDDHYGDGDYDFSMFHLQPRMKIYYDVQKKKASKAVVESYNKIMPDYEKKHWQFKIKHEVYRGEEADGKELQKLWVEICELEKQLEKLTYKYYKGMY